A single region of the Undibacterium piscinae genome encodes:
- the rplJ gene encoding 50S ribosomal protein L10 gives MSLNLNDKKAVVAEVSAQVATAQTIVVAEYRGIQVGHLTKLRAAARAEGVYLRVLKNTLARRSVEGTVFASLASEMTGPLIYAISVDAVAAAKVVQDFAKSNDKLVIKAGNYAGKSLDKAGVIALASIPSREVLLAQVLGMMQAPVSGFARALAALSAKKESENPTAPVAEAVEAPVAEAAAE, from the coding sequence GTGAGTCTCAATCTGAATGACAAAAAAGCCGTCGTCGCTGAAGTCTCTGCACAAGTAGCAACTGCACAGACTATCGTCGTAGCTGAATACCGTGGCATCCAGGTCGGTCACTTGACGAAACTACGTGCTGCTGCACGTGCTGAAGGTGTGTACCTGCGTGTGTTGAAAAATACATTAGCTCGTCGCTCCGTTGAAGGCACTGTATTTGCAAGCCTCGCTTCTGAAATGACTGGTCCGTTGATCTATGCGATCTCGGTAGATGCTGTTGCTGCTGCTAAAGTTGTACAAGACTTCGCAAAAAGCAATGACAAACTGGTTATCAAGGCAGGTAATTATGCTGGTAAGTCGCTGGATAAAGCTGGCGTTATCGCATTGGCAAGCATTCCTAGCCGTGAAGTTCTGTTGGCACAAGTGTTGGGTATGATGCAGGCTCCTGTATCTGGCTTCGCACGTGCTCTGGCAGCTCTGTCAGCTAAGAAAGAATCTGAAAATCCTACAGCACCAGTAGCTGAGGCTGTTGAAGCCCCGGTTGCAGAAGCTGCAGCAGAGTAA
- the rplK gene encoding 50S ribosomal protein L11, with protein MAKKIIGFIKLQVPAGKANPSPPIGPALGQRGLNIMEFCKAFNAQTQGVEPGMPIPVVITAFADKSFTFVMKTPPATYMIKKAAGITKGSAKPHTDKVGKITRQQAEEIATAKRADLTAADMDAAVRTIAGSARSMGITVEGL; from the coding sequence ATGGCAAAGAAAATCATTGGTTTTATCAAGCTGCAAGTTCCAGCTGGTAAAGCAAATCCATCCCCACCTATCGGTCCAGCTTTGGGTCAGCGTGGTCTGAACATCATGGAATTCTGCAAAGCGTTTAACGCGCAGACTCAAGGTGTTGAGCCAGGTATGCCAATTCCTGTTGTGATTACTGCATTTGCAGATAAGTCTTTCACTTTCGTGATGAAGACTCCTCCTGCAACATACATGATCAAAAAAGCAGCTGGAATCACTAAGGGCTCCGCTAAGCCGCACACTGATAAAGTTGGTAAAATCACTCGTCAGCAAGCTGAAGAGATCGCAACCGCTAAGCGCGCCGATCTGACAGCCGCCGATATGGACGCAGCAGTGCGTACTATCGCTGGTTCAGCACGCTCCATGGGTATCACGGTAGAGGGACTGTAA
- the rplL gene encoding 50S ribosomal protein L7/L12 produces the protein MAISKDDILEAVGAMSVMDLNDLVKAFEEKFGVSAAAMSAGPAAGPAAAAEEQTEFNVILSEVGANKVGVIKAVRELTGLGLKEAKDVVDGAPKTVKEAVSKADAEAAKKKLEDAGAKADIK, from the coding sequence ATGGCAATTAGCAAAGACGATATCTTGGAAGCCGTAGGCGCGATGTCCGTAATGGACCTGAACGACCTGGTTAAAGCATTCGAAGAAAAATTTGGTGTTTCCGCTGCTGCAATGTCAGCTGGCCCAGCTGCTGGTCCAGCTGCTGCAGCTGAAGAGCAAACAGAATTCAACGTAATTCTGTCTGAAGTTGGCGCGAACAAAGTTGGCGTTATTAAAGCAGTTCGTGAATTGACTGGTCTGGGCTTGAAAGAAGCTAAAGACGTAGTTGATGGCGCACCAAAAACAGTTAAAGAAGCTGTTTCCAAAGCAGATGCTGAAGCAGCTAAGAAAAAGCTGGAAGATGCTGGCGCGAAAGCAGACATCAAGTAA
- the rpoB gene encoding DNA-directed RNA polymerase subunit beta — MHYSFTEKKRIRKSFAKRANVHNVPFLLATQLESYHSFLQQDNAPSSRKNEGLQSAFTSIFPIVSHNGFARLEFLSYVLGDPAFDVKECQLRGLTFASPLRAKVRLVILDKESPTKPVVKEMKEQEVYMGELPLMTTTGSFVINGTERVIVSQLHRSPGVFFEHDRGKTHSSGKLLFSARIIPYRGSWLDFEFDPKDILFFRIDRRRKMPVTILLRAIGMSNEQILANFFVFDNFNLHSDGAEMEFVAERLRGEVARFDILDKSGKVIVAKDKRINSKHVREVESAGIKHISVPEDYLLGRVLAKNIVDGDTGEVIANANDELTEELLARLRDARVVDIQTLYTNDLDQGSYISQTLRADDTADKMAARVAIYRMMRPGEPPTEDSVESLFNGLFYNEDRYDLSAVGRMKFNRRIGRDELTGAMTLSDEDVLAVIKILVELRNGRGEVDDIDHLGNRRVRCVGELAENQFRAGLVRVERAVKERLGQAEADNLMPHDLINSKPISAAIREFFGSSQLSQFMDQTNPLSEITHKRRISALGPGGLTRERAGFEVRDVHPTHYGRVCPIETPEGPNIGLINSLALYARLNEYGFLETPYRKVIDSKITTQIDYLSAIEEGRYIIAQANATIDNSGSLSDELVSARQAGETILVSPERVQYMDVATGQVVSVAASLIPFLEHDDANRALMGANMQRQAVPCLRPEKALVGTGIERTVAVDSGTTVQALRGGKVDYIDAGRIVIRVNDAEATAGEVGVDIYNLIKYTRSNQNTNINQRPIVKVGDIVTKGDVLADGASTDLGELALGQNMLVAFMPWNGYNFEDSILISEKVVADDRYTSIHIEELSVVARDTKLGAEEITRDISNLAENQLARLDEAGIVYVGAEVTAGDTLVGKVTPKGETQLTPEEKLLRAIFGEKASDVKDTSLRVPSGMVGTVIDVQVFTREGIQRDKRAQQIIDDELKRYRLDLNDQMRIVEGDAFERLERMLNGKIANGGPAKLAKGSSITKEYLADLDKYHWFDIRPADDDTAKSLEAIKDSIAEKRHQFDLAFEEKRTKLTQGDELPPGVQKMVKVYLAVKRRLQPGDKMAGRHGNKGVVSRIVPIEDMPYMADGTPADIVLNPLGVPSRMNVGQVLEVHLGWAAKGLGLRIGEMLKAKAKIEELRDFLKQIYNESGKIEDIDGLSDTEILTLTSNLKNGVPFATPVFDGAHESEIRRMLDLAYPDAIAKQLGMTPSKNQVTLYDGRTGESFERNVTVGYMHVLKLHHLVDDKMHARSTGPYSLVTQQPLGGKAQFGGQRFGEMEVWALEAYGASYVLQEMLTVKSDDVNGRTKVYENLVKGDHVIEAGMPESFNVLVKEIRSLGIDIDLDRN; from the coding sequence ATGCACTACTCATTTACTGAGAAGAAGCGAATTCGTAAATCTTTTGCGAAACGCGCTAACGTTCACAACGTTCCGTTCCTGCTGGCGACCCAGCTCGAGTCATATCATAGCTTTTTGCAGCAAGACAATGCACCGTCTTCACGCAAAAATGAAGGCTTGCAATCTGCCTTTACGTCGATATTTCCGATCGTGTCGCATAATGGGTTCGCTCGCCTCGAATTCCTTTCCTACGTTTTAGGTGACCCTGCATTTGATGTCAAGGAATGTCAATTACGCGGGCTTACTTTTGCTTCACCTTTGCGCGCTAAAGTGCGTTTGGTGATCCTGGATAAGGAATCGCCAACCAAGCCTGTCGTTAAAGAAATGAAAGAGCAAGAAGTGTACATGGGCGAATTGCCGCTCATGACGACTACTGGTTCTTTTGTGATTAACGGTACTGAGCGCGTTATCGTGTCTCAGTTGCATCGTTCTCCAGGTGTGTTCTTTGAACACGATCGCGGCAAGACGCATTCATCCGGTAAATTGTTGTTCTCGGCAAGGATTATTCCTTACCGTGGTTCTTGGTTGGATTTTGAATTCGATCCAAAAGATATCCTGTTCTTCCGTATCGACAGACGTCGTAAGATGCCTGTAACGATTTTGCTGCGTGCTATCGGCATGAGCAATGAACAGATACTGGCTAATTTCTTTGTCTTTGATAATTTCAATCTGCACAGTGATGGCGCAGAAATGGAATTCGTCGCTGAACGTCTGCGTGGTGAAGTTGCGCGTTTTGATATTCTCGATAAATCAGGCAAAGTTATCGTCGCTAAAGACAAGCGTATTAACTCCAAGCACGTTCGTGAGGTTGAATCGGCAGGTATCAAGCATATCTCCGTTCCTGAAGACTATCTGCTCGGTCGCGTATTGGCGAAGAATATTGTTGACGGCGATACCGGTGAAGTTATTGCCAACGCCAATGATGAGTTGACAGAAGAATTGCTGGCGCGTTTGCGTGACGCGCGCGTTGTTGATATCCAGACTTTGTACACTAATGATCTGGATCAGGGTTCGTATATTTCCCAGACTCTACGCGCTGATGATACCGCCGATAAGATGGCCGCTCGTGTCGCGATTTATCGCATGATGCGTCCTGGCGAACCACCTACAGAAGATTCTGTTGAATCACTGTTTAACGGCTTGTTCTACAACGAAGATCGCTACGATTTGTCTGCGGTCGGTCGTATGAAGTTCAATCGCCGTATTGGTCGCGATGAATTGACTGGTGCGATGACCTTGTCGGACGAAGATGTTCTGGCAGTTATCAAGATTCTGGTTGAGTTGCGCAATGGCCGCGGTGAAGTCGATGATATCGATCACTTGGGTAATCGTCGCGTACGTTGCGTCGGTGAATTGGCCGAGAATCAGTTCCGCGCTGGTCTGGTACGTGTTGAACGTGCAGTCAAAGAGCGTTTGGGTCAGGCTGAAGCCGATAACCTGATGCCGCACGACTTGATTAATTCCAAGCCTATCTCTGCTGCGATCCGTGAGTTCTTCGGTTCTTCACAATTGTCGCAATTTATGGATCAAACCAATCCTTTGTCAGAAATCACGCATAAGCGTCGTATTTCCGCTCTGGGACCTGGTGGTTTGACACGCGAACGCGCTGGCTTTGAAGTGCGTGACGTTCATCCTACTCACTATGGTCGCGTTTGTCCGATTGAGACTCCAGAGGGACCAAACATTGGTCTGATCAACTCGCTGGCTTTATATGCGCGTTTGAACGAGTACGGTTTCCTGGAAACACCTTATCGCAAGGTGATTGACAGCAAGATCACGACGCAAATCGATTATTTGTCCGCGATTGAAGAAGGTCGTTACATTATCGCTCAGGCGAATGCGACAATCGACAATAGCGGTAGCCTGTCAGATGAATTGGTGTCTGCACGTCAAGCTGGTGAAACTATCCTGGTTTCTCCTGAGCGCGTACAGTACATGGACGTTGCGACAGGTCAGGTTGTATCGGTTGCGGCATCTTTGATTCCTTTCCTCGAACACGATGATGCAAACCGTGCGTTGATGGGTGCCAACATGCAGCGTCAGGCAGTTCCTTGCTTGCGTCCGGAGAAAGCATTGGTCGGTACAGGTATTGAGCGCACAGTTGCGGTCGATTCCGGAACCACAGTGCAGGCATTGCGCGGCGGTAAAGTTGATTACATCGATGCTGGTCGTATCGTTATTCGCGTTAATGATGCGGAAGCGACAGCCGGTGAAGTCGGTGTGGATATTTACAATCTGATCAAGTATACACGTTCAAATCAGAATACCAACATCAATCAGCGTCCTATCGTCAAAGTAGGCGATATCGTTACCAAGGGTGACGTGCTGGCCGATGGCGCATCAACAGATCTGGGTGAGTTGGCTCTTGGCCAAAACATGCTGGTCGCGTTTATGCCTTGGAACGGTTACAACTTTGAAGATTCGATCCTGATCTCTGAAAAAGTGGTTGCTGATGATCGCTACACTTCGATTCATATTGAAGAGTTGTCGGTAGTTGCCCGTGATACTAAGCTCGGTGCGGAAGAGATCACTCGTGATATCTCCAATCTGGCTGAAAATCAACTTGCCCGTCTGGATGAGGCAGGTATCGTTTACGTCGGTGCTGAAGTTACTGCCGGTGATACTCTGGTCGGTAAAGTGACGCCAAAAGGCGAAACTCAATTGACACCAGAAGAAAAACTGCTGCGTGCGATTTTCGGTGAGAAAGCTTCTGACGTAAAAGACACTTCCCTGCGCGTACCTTCCGGTATGGTTGGAACTGTCATCGACGTTCAGGTATTTACTCGCGAAGGTATCCAACGCGACAAACGTGCACAGCAGATTATTGATGATGAACTGAAGCGCTATCGTCTTGATCTGAACGATCAGATGCGTATCGTTGAAGGCGATGCGTTTGAGCGTCTTGAGCGTATGTTGAACGGCAAGATCGCTAACGGCGGTCCGGCTAAATTGGCTAAAGGTAGCAGCATCACCAAGGAATATCTGGCTGATCTGGATAAATACCATTGGTTCGATATTCGCCCTGCCGATGATGACACTGCAAAATCGCTGGAAGCCATCAAGGATTCCATCGCTGAGAAGCGTCACCAGTTTGATCTGGCGTTTGAAGAAAAGCGTACCAAGTTGACACAAGGCGATGAATTGCCGCCTGGCGTACAAAAAATGGTCAAGGTTTACCTGGCTGTTAAGCGTCGCTTGCAACCTGGTGACAAAATGGCGGGTCGTCACGGTAATAAGGGTGTGGTATCACGCATCGTTCCTATCGAAGATATGCCTTACATGGCAGACGGTACTCCGGCAGACATCGTATTGAACCCATTGGGTGTTCCGTCACGGATGAACGTTGGTCAGGTATTGGAAGTGCATTTGGGTTGGGCCGCTAAAGGTCTGGGCTTGCGTATCGGCGAAATGCTGAAAGCGAAAGCCAAGATCGAAGAGTTACGCGATTTCCTGAAACAGATTTATAACGAGTCTGGCAAGATTGAAGATATTGACGGTTTGTCTGATACTGAGATCCTGACGTTGACAAGTAACTTGAAAAACGGTGTTCCATTTGCTACTCCGGTTTTCGATGGCGCTCACGAAAGTGAAATCCGTCGCATGCTTGATCTGGCTTACCCGGATGCGATCGCCAAACAACTGGGCATGACGCCTTCGAAAAATCAGGTGACTTTGTATGATGGTCGCACTGGTGAATCTTTCGAGCGCAATGTCACGGTTGGTTACATGCACGTTCTGAAATTGCACCATTTGGTTGATGACAAGATGCATGCCCGTTCTACCGGTCCTTACTCTCTGGTTACGCAGCAACCTTTGGGCGGTAAAGCTCAGTTCGGTGGTCAGCGTTTCGGTGAGATGGAGGTTTGGGCACTTGAGGCGTACGGTGCGTCTTATGTCTTGCAAGAGATGTTGACCGTGAAGTCCGATGACGTGAATGGCCGTACTAAAGTGTACGAAAATCTGGTCAAAGGCGATCACGTAATTGAAGCCGGTATGCCGGAATCCTTTAACGTGTTGGTTAAGGAAATCCGTTCACTGGGTATCGATATCGATCTCGACCGTAACTGA
- the rplA gene encoding 50S ribosomal protein L1, whose protein sequence is MAKLSKKAKLLATKVDRLKAYSFDNAIALIKECATAKFNESIDVSVQLGVDPKKSDQVVRGAVVLPAGTGKTVRVAVFAQGAKAEEAKAAGADIVGMEDLAERIKAGDMPFDIVIASPDTMRIVGTLGQILGPRGMMPNPKVGTVTPDVATAVKNAKAGQVQYRTDKAGIIHSTIGRKSFADADLKANLLALVEALNKAKPVSSKGVYLRKISISSTMGAGVRVDHINLAA, encoded by the coding sequence ATGGCTAAGTTATCTAAAAAAGCAAAGTTGCTTGCAACTAAAGTTGATCGCCTGAAGGCCTACTCTTTTGATAATGCTATCGCATTGATCAAGGAATGCGCAACTGCGAAATTCAATGAGTCTATCGACGTTTCAGTTCAACTGGGTGTTGATCCTAAGAAATCTGACCAAGTTGTTCGCGGCGCGGTTGTATTGCCAGCTGGCACAGGTAAAACTGTACGTGTAGCTGTATTCGCACAAGGCGCAAAAGCTGAAGAAGCTAAAGCAGCTGGTGCTGATATCGTTGGTATGGAAGATTTGGCAGAGCGTATCAAAGCTGGCGACATGCCATTTGATATCGTTATCGCTTCTCCAGACACTATGCGTATCGTTGGTACTTTGGGTCAGATTTTGGGTCCGCGCGGTATGATGCCGAATCCTAAGGTTGGTACTGTAACTCCTGACGTCGCTACTGCAGTTAAAAATGCAAAAGCTGGTCAAGTTCAATATCGTACTGACAAGGCTGGTATCATTCACTCAACGATAGGTCGTAAGTCCTTCGCTGATGCTGATTTGAAAGCTAACTTGTTGGCTTTGGTTGAAGCTTTGAATAAAGCCAAGCCAGTTTCCAGCAAAGGTGTTTACCTGCGTAAGATCTCCATCTCATCCACTATGGGTGCTGGCGTTCGCGTAGATCATATCAATCTGGCTGCCTAA
- the nusG gene encoding transcription termination/antitermination protein NusG produces the protein MSDSIQEDLQGTEPTVSVPKSAKRWYAVQAYSGMEKNVQRALAERIERAEMQDKFGQILVPTEEVIEVKNGKKAVTERRLFPSYLFVEMEMTDDTWHLVKNTSKVTGFIGGKSNKPAPIPQHEVDKILQQMQDGVEKPRPKVLYEVGEVVRIKDGPFADFNGNVEEVNYEKSKVRVSVTIFGRSTPVDVDFAQVEKV, from the coding sequence ATGAGCGATAGCATTCAGGAAGATCTGCAAGGTACAGAGCCTACGGTTTCTGTGCCTAAAAGTGCTAAGAGATGGTATGCGGTTCAGGCTTACTCTGGCATGGAAAAAAATGTGCAGCGTGCGTTGGCTGAGCGTATAGAGCGCGCGGAAATGCAGGATAAGTTCGGTCAGATTTTGGTTCCGACTGAAGAAGTGATAGAAGTAAAAAACGGTAAAAAAGCAGTTACTGAGCGTAGGTTGTTCCCTAGTTATTTGTTCGTCGAGATGGAAATGACTGACGATACATGGCACTTGGTAAAGAACACCAGTAAGGTAACCGGTTTTATCGGTGGCAAATCAAATAAGCCAGCACCTATCCCTCAGCATGAGGTTGATAAGATCCTGCAGCAAATGCAAGATGGTGTTGAGAAGCCAAGGCCAAAAGTGTTGTATGAAGTTGGTGAAGTTGTGCGTATTAAAGACGGTCCATTTGCAGATTTCAACGGTAATGTTGAAGAAGTCAATTATGAGAAGTCAAAAGTGCGCGTTTCTGTTACAATATTCGGCCGCTCAACCCCTGTGGATGTGGATTTCGCGCAGGTTGAGAAGGTTTAG